Below is a genomic region from Rhodothermia bacterium.
TGGCCATCGTTAGAGGAGACGGTTACGTTTGGCGCATCTGGGGGGTTGGGTGCAACGAAGTTGTTGTCGAAAAGTGCTTGGGCTTTGGCATCTGCCAGACGGAGTTTAGCCAAAGAGCCGAGAGCTGTTTTTGCACGCGCCCAAACAATACCATAAACAATTTCTTGTACTTCACCCGGCTTCATCGTCCAAGGACCGGTGGACATCACAAAACGGCGGTCACCGTTTGGGGAACGACCACCAGCACCGTTGTTGTTCATCTCAGACCAACCTCTACCGGTTACAGGATCACCCGTAAAGGCAAAATTGGTGTATGGTGGGTTTCCGCTCGAACCATCACCCGTAGCCGATAACCGGCGACCGTCACGACAGCGACCCGTTTGTGCATAGCGATACTCGGTACTACTTGCAGCAGGGTCACCGCATACAGGGCTACCATTTAAGAAATAGTGGAAGTAGGTAACGCCCAAGTGTTTACCATCTACCAAGGGGCCTTGGAAGAAGTCATACCCAATGGCTGGCGGTGCAGTACCATAGCCATGGTCGCCACCATCCAATTCATCCGAGTTATACACATAGCCCAAACTCAACGTAGTATCTACACCCAGATAATCATCAGAGGAATCCCCTAAGTCCACATCAGACCAGAGCGAGAGCATGGTTTCGGTCAGGTTAGACTTGCCTTTGTAAATGATTTTGGTGCGATAAAACGTCATATTGCCCAAGTCACCTGCTTGGTTAAAAGCAAATGCGGTGGTTTGGACTTCAACCCCAATCGGGTCGGTGCTGGTACGTTTGTGAGCAGCGCCCACGTCATTCATCACCCACCAAATCATTTGATCCCCAATCATTTCTGGGCGATCACCTTTGGTGATATCGTAGTTGTTCGGGTTACCATCACCGTCTTTTACGGGTGCCCCAATTTGCCAAGGCCACTCTGCAATATCCGAGGTGGCAACCCCAGTTTCATTCAGTGTAGTAATGTCGGTCAGCGACACCTTGTAAATCCGGTCGTAGGTCGAGCAGTCTGCCGGTGGGTTTCCGTTGGCATCCAATGGGCCGGGCCAGAACTCCCAAGTGCCATAGGTGGCAGCCGCCATACGGAGTTTGTTGTCGCCCTCGGTAATCCCACTCAACCAAATCCCACCAGCGAAGATGGCATCTGACTTACCACCTTTGGGAACAGTGTAAACGTTGGGGTCACCATTCCAGAACAAGCCCCCCACATTCAGGATACGCGCCCGAACGTTATTAACGTCTAAATATTTTTCGGCTTTCCCAGTAACACAGTTCCCAACCGTTTGTGCCTCTGCACGCGGCGCAAAGAAGGCAAAGCAGAGAACAATGGCCAAGAAGGAAAGTCCTTTATGGATGTAAGAATGCATTTTTGATTCTCCTCAAAATTGTTTTAACACCATGTGACCCCACCCAGAAGCGGGATCACATGGTAAAGGAATCCTTAGAAGGTGAAACGCAAACCAAGGCGGGTCATACGCGGTAAGCCATATGCACCTCGGTTGTTGTTGGCAATTAAGGAATACTGATCACGGCGAAGGCTACCAACAGGGTACTTTGCAAGACCATCTGGCTCAATCAAGAAGCCATCATAGTCTGGCAAGCCAGTAGCGGCATATACACCAAAGATGTTTTCTTGATTCAAGAGGTTTTGTACTTCGAGATAAGCCACCATATTGGCTTTGCCGAGTGCAAAACGACGGTCAACCTTCAGGTCAATACGGCTTGTAGGGGGCGTTTCACCGTTGTTGATCCCACCAACCAAAAAGCCGGCTACTTCAGGACCCGGAGAAATGGCATCTACTGCACGGGTACGCATGGTGTAAGGACGTCCGGTTTTGAACACGCCCAATACATTCACCCCAAAGTTCTCAAGGAGTTTCATACCAGCGATTTCTGGACCTTCACCTTTACCAATACGATAGTCCAAAGAAACGTTTACCGCATGACGGCTATCGAAGTTCATCCGGCTAAGGAAGTTTGGATAGAAGGGGTCTTCACCACCCAGCCAAGAAATGTTACCAAAGGTTGCAGGGTCAGATCCTGTTCCTTCTGCAAAAGAGAGCGTATAGTTTACGTTCATCTGGAAGCCTTTCATCCGACGGAGTTCCACCTCGGCTTCAACACCTTTGATAGAAGCAAAGTCCACGTTTTGACGTTGGTCATTTGCAGACCATGGGTAGGTAAAGATGAGTTTACGGTTACCCACTTGGCCTTTTTGTTGACGGATAAATCCCGTAAGGGTAGCAGCCATTTTTTCGCCGAGACGTTGACGGAAACCGAGTGAGTACTCGATGGTACGGGGTGGCGCAAGGTCGGTATTGCTGGTCAAACTACCCGAATTTTCCCGTTGAAAGCGTAAATAGCCATAGGTCGAAAGGTAGTTGGAGCTTGGGCGCTGAGACGTTACCCCATAGCTTGCAAAGAACAAAGCTTGGTCAGTTACAGGGAAGCTCATCCCGATACGCGGCATGAGGTTCAAGCGAGGCTTGTAGTCCTTAAACACGTTCGGAGTTAAGTCTTCCGACTTAGAAACGTGCTTTGCACCAAAGTCATTGCGGAGTTGAACGAAGGTGGTTGCTTCGCCATTGGCAGTGAAGAAGTCACCTTCGACACTACGATAGCCCACAATCGCTTGCTTGCTATCACCATCTTTATACAATACGCCAAAGTCTTCTCCAATATTGGAAGGACGGTTGGCTACTTCGTTAGCACGAATGATCTCAACCAACGCATAAGGGTCTTTCAATACGAGTGCGTTGTTGTCGAAGATGTCGGCACGGAGACCCAGATTCAATACCAAGTCCTTGTATTCGATTTTGTCTTGGATAAAACCGCCAAAGAAAATGGGACGATAAGGCGCGGTATTGGCATAGCTCTTGTCTAAGGTAGAGTTCTTAGAAATCGCCACCAAGTTTGCAATATCCTCGGTATCGGTTTCTTCGGTTCCAAGGTAATTATAGCCGTAATAAGCAATGTTTTTATCCAATGCACCAAATACGAGATCATTCCATGAAGACACTTTACCTTGGTCTTTCAGGGTAACTTCCACATTTCCATCATCATAAACGCGGGCAAGCGAAGCGGGAGCTACGGTATAAGCACGCTGTGTTTGTTGCTCGTATTCTGCCCCAAATTGGATCTGGTGGATACCAACCTGTGTGGTTGCCTCGGCAGAGAAGTGCGTTTTTTGGGTACGGCTTTTTGAATAGTTCGGCAAGAATGAGCCCGGCATACTATAAAAGCCATTCACCCCGATACTCGCAAATACACCGTCTCTTGCAATTTGATTGAAGACAATATCCGTCAACGCGCCACTGGTTAAGGTAGAAGTTGCAGAACGGTATTTTGCGTTCATTGCATTGGCTGCATTGTCAACATCGCCATAGAACAAAGCGTCTTCCACTTTATTGCTGAAGTTAGGATTATAGGTAACGCCGCTTGCGTCCACATAGTCGAACTGCAATTGATAGAAGGTATTGTTCGATAAACGGTGTGTGAGGGTAGCAAAACCTTGACGGTTGCTGCTTTCGTTTTTGGTAAAGAAGTTATAGTTCGAAATCGCTGTTCCGCCGCCACCAGTATTGTTGGACGTTTGCGAACCACCCACGCGGAGACGAATTTCTTTTGAAAGATCAAACGTCATGTTACCACGAAGGTTCAAACGCTCGAAATTATCGCGGCTGGCCGCACGCATTTCGTATTGGTCAACGGGCAATACTTCCCCTTTGCGCCACATTTCAACAACCGTTCCGCCCACCAAGAAGAGCTTATTGTCGGCTCCCAAATCCACTTTACGGACTTCGTTACCAGCTTTGTCAATGAAGATCAGGTTGTTACCATCATATACAGGTAAATGCGTTGCGGCATCTACCTTAATCCGTGTACCGCTCGGTAAATCTCCGGGCAAATCCACATATGATTTTACACCAGCAGCGTTAACAACCGCAATCACTTGTGGGCTGTTTTGCCACTCTGCAACCAATGCTTCTGGAACTGCGGGGAATTTTTTCCAAGCGGGGTTGGTGTCCAATTGATTCGTATAAGAACCAGAGGCGAAGAAACTGACTTTCCCCTTAACAATCGGACCACCTAATGAGGCCTCAGCCAAATTATAGCCGTAGGGATCCAAGAATTGGGAGGTTACACCTTCCACGGTTCCAAAGAATTTAGTCGTACCAGATTTGGTAGTAATGTTTACCACACCCGACATCGCATCGCCGTAGCGGGCCGAGATATTGCCCACCATCATTTCTTGTTCTGAAATAGCGCCTTGTGGGATGGCCAAGTCTCCGGTACGTATCCCGTCAACATAGTAAACAATTTCACCACTCCGACCACCGCGCGCATTCGAGCCACCACGGTCGGTGGTAGAAATACCGGCTTGGATGCCGAGCGCGCCGTTTACACCACGCACTGGCAAGTTCTGGATGTCCTCACCACTAATCGTTTTTTCTGCCCCAACCGCATCCTTTGCGATAAGTGGTTTTTCAAAAACAATTTCGGTCACCAAGTAAGTTGAATTCTCCTCGGCGAGGACGATGTTTAGTTCGGTGGTACGTCCGGAACTAATCCGAACGCCCAATTCTGTTTTGGTTTTGTAACCGACGAACGTTGACCGCACATTGTAAGCACCGACTGGCACCCCAATGATAAAGTAATTTCCGTTAGCGTCGCTTACCGCTCCCAACTGAGTGCCCTCCACCTGTACGGTAGCACCCGGGATTGGAGTTCCTGCAGCAGCATCAGTGATGCGCCCAGAAATCTTACCCGTGTTTTGTGCCAACGCCAGGAACGGTAAGCAAAGCAGTGTAAGCACTAGTGTACTCCATTTGCGAGACATATGCTACCTCCTCCGTAATGGGTTGTTTGGTAATGATTTGGGTTGTTGTTTGTTTGGCTGAATCTAAAGTGGGGTTCACTTCAGGGTTGGCTGATAAAAAACCGTCTCTTGAGCAAGGAGGGCTAATCCATATTCGCAAGACGGCGGTTGTTTTCTTAGTTGGTGGACAGCAGGTACTGCCTTAGCCGGAACGTAAATTGAAAAGCAGTATCGCGTTTTTTCCATATCCTTTTTCTTTTAGGCTTAGGGGTGGGTTTTATAAAGTTTCAATATACGACGGCCTGTATCAAACTCAAATATAGCACGCCAACAAGTTTAATGTCAAGAAAAACAAATCTCCTTTCAAAATCAAGGCCATTTCCTATCCCCATAAGTAAATTCAAAAAAAATAGGCTAACAACTTGTTTTTAATAGACAAACCTTCAGAGGCAAGCCTTTATGTCCTTGTAAATTTAATACCTATTTATATGTATATCAACTTGAAATATTTGTTTGCAAATTTCTATCCAGCACGCTATTTGTTTGATATTAGACCTAGAATCTTAAATATATTATAGATGGAAGCGTTACCTACGTAAAAAAACGGGGTGAAAAACGGAAGAGCAAGATTATCCATATTTACAAAGAACCTTCCCAAACCAAAAGAGCCGTCCATAGAAGACAGCCCATTCGATTTGGTACTTGTATTAAAAACCTTAAGGCACAAAAACCACCTTTACATTTTGAACCCCGTCAATGGCAGCAATTTGTGCTTTAACGACATCTGTCATGGTATCATCCACACATACAGCGGTAATGGCTTCACCACCTTTTCCGGTGCGCCCAAGCGTGAAGGTTGCAATATTGATTTGGTTTTCCGCCAAAATCCGACCTACTGCCGCCACCATACCTGGGCGATCCACATTGGTGTAGAACAAAATATGCCCTTCCGGCTTAACTTCCAATGGATAACCGTCTATCTCCACGATGCGTGGGTTTTCTCCTACAAACACCGTTCCGGTTAATTTTCGGGTTCCAGTTGTTGTGACAAAGGAGACTTCTAACAATTCAGTGAATGCTCCGGCATCATCGCTTCGTTGTTCCTCGAACACTACGCCCATCTCTTGTGCGATCACCGAGGCATTGATGTAGTTTACATAACTATGCCATTTAGACAAAATCCCGCGCATCACGGCCAAAGAAAGCAACTCGGAATAGCGCTTGGGCACATCCCCCATACAGCGTACAACCACTTTTTGGAGCGAGCCATCCATGAGTTGTCCTGCAACTTGCCCTAATTTCTCTGCCAATTTTAAGAAGGATTGAACTTCGCTACGAGCGGCCATACGAATGGCAAAGGAGTTCACGGAGGTACGAACCGAACGGCCTTGTAAAGCCTCGATCAATTCGGCGGTGACTTCCTCCGCCACTTTGAGTTGTGCTTCTTTGGTAGAGGCCGCAATATGAGGTGTGGCCACCACCTTGGGATGTTCGATAAGGGGACGAAGGCTCGGGCCGGGTGGCTCGGCAGAATACACATCAAGTGCCGCTCCACCTACTTGTCCGGACTCCAACGCCTCAAGGAGTTCCAATTCGTTGATGATTTCACCACGAGCGCAGTTTACCACCAAAACCCCTTTCTTACACTTGGCAAAGGTTTCGCGGTTCAGCAAGCCATTGGTTTCCTCGGTCAGTGGTGTATGCACGGTAATAATGTCACTTTGCGCATACAGTTCATCCAGCGAAACCAAAACGATACCCAACCTTTCCGCCACCGCATGGTTCAACATAGGGTCGAAGGCCACCACATTCATTCCAAAACCTCTCATGCGTTCGGCGACCGCCCGTCCGATTTTTCCAGCGCCGATGACGCCCAATGTTTTGCCAAAAAGCTCGGTTCCATTAAATTTATTGCGTTCCCATGCACCAGACTTGAGCGACGAATGTGCTTGTGGCAAGTGGCGAGCAAGGGATTGCATCATGGCACAGGTATGCTCGGCGGTAGAAAGCGTATTCCCATCTGGCGAGTTCATCACCAATATCCCTTTTCGGGTGGCAGCATCCAGATCCACATTGTCCACACCTACACCCGCACGGCCAATCACTTTCAGATTGGGTGCAGCCTCCATCAGTTCTGGCGTGATCTTGGTTCCGCTTCGGATGATCCAGCCTTCGTACTCCGGCAAAATGGCAACAAGTTCTTCTTTCGGAAGTTTCAGTTTCACATCCGCCTGAATGCCCTTTGCTTCCAGCATCTCGACGCAGGCTTTATCTACTGCATCCGTAATAATGACCTTTTGCATATTTTTTATAGAATAAAAATGATTAAAAAACAAATAATTCTATTACAGCAAGACTACCTAAGGGCTTAGCTGCATAGGGATAGGATTTCCCGCCTACCGATTCTTTTGACTGCCGAGGTTTCCAGAATCTGTACTTCCAATCCTTTTTCAGAGAGTACTTGATCCAACATACGTCGGGTTGAATGTCGCTCTTTTTGGTTAAGTTTATCGAACTTTGTCAAGATCACGACATATAGTATAGGCAGCCCCTTCATAAAGTCCATCACCTCTTGGTCTAATTCCGTAGGCGCATGACGGCTATCTATCAGGTGAAAAACGGTTTGCAGGTTTTCGCGTTCGTTCAGATACCGCGAGATGAGTTTCCCCCAAGATAGCCTGTTCGTTTTTGATGTGCGTGCATAACCAAAGCCCGGTAAATCCACAAAATAGAAGGCTCGGTTAACAAGGTAAAAATTGAGGGTTTGGGTTTTTCCCGGCGTGCCACTGGTATGCGCCAAGCCTTTACGCTCCGCCAGCATATTGATGAGTGAACTTTTCCCCACATTCGAGC
It encodes:
- a CDS encoding TonB-dependent receptor, yielding MAQNTGKISGRITDAAAGTPIPGATVQVEGTQLGAVSDANGNYFIIGVPVGAYNVRSTFVGYKTKTELGVRISSGRTTELNIVLAEENSTYLVTEIVFEKPLIAKDAVGAEKTISGEDIQNLPVRGVNGALGIQAGISTTDRGGSNARGGRSGEIVYYVDGIRTGDLAIPQGAISEQEMMVGNISARYGDAMSGVVNITTKSGTTKFFGTVEGVTSQFLDPYGYNLAEASLGGPIVKGKVSFFASGSYTNQLDTNPAWKKFPAVPEALVAEWQNSPQVIAVVNAAGVKSYVDLPGDLPSGTRIKVDAATHLPVYDGNNLIFIDKAGNEVRKVDLGADNKLFLVGGTVVEMWRKGEVLPVDQYEMRAASRDNFERLNLRGNMTFDLSKEIRLRVGGSQTSNNTGGGGTAISNYNFFTKNESSNRQGFATLTHRLSNNTFYQLQFDYVDASGVTYNPNFSNKVEDALFYGDVDNAANAMNAKYRSATSTLTSGALTDIVFNQIARDGVFASIGVNGFYSMPGSFLPNYSKSRTQKTHFSAEATTQVGIHQIQFGAEYEQQTQRAYTVAPASLARVYDDGNVEVTLKDQGKVSSWNDLVFGALDKNIAYYGYNYLGTEETDTEDIANLVAISKNSTLDKSYANTAPYRPIFFGGFIQDKIEYKDLVLNLGLRADIFDNNALVLKDPYALVEIIRANEVANRPSNIGEDFGVLYKDGDSKQAIVGYRSVEGDFFTANGEATTFVQLRNDFGAKHVSKSEDLTPNVFKDYKPRLNLMPRIGMSFPVTDQALFFASYGVTSQRPSSNYLSTYGYLRFQRENSGSLTSNTDLAPPRTIEYSLGFRQRLGEKMAATLTGFIRQQKGQVGNRKLIFTYPWSANDQRQNVDFASIKGVEAEVELRRMKGFQMNVNYTLSFAEGTGSDPATFGNISWLGGEDPFYPNFLSRMNFDSRHAVNVSLDYRIGKGEGPEIAGMKLLENFGVNVLGVFKTGRPYTMRTRAVDAISPGPEVAGFLVGGINNGETPPTSRIDLKVDRRFALGKANMVAYLEVQNLLNQENIFGVYAATGLPDYDGFLIEPDGLAKYPVGSLRRDQYSLIANNNRGAYGLPRMTRLGLRFTF
- a CDS encoding phosphoglycerate dehydrogenase, giving the protein MQKVIITDAVDKACVEMLEAKGIQADVKLKLPKEELVAILPEYEGWIIRSGTKITPELMEAAPNLKVIGRAGVGVDNVDLDAATRKGILVMNSPDGNTLSTAEHTCAMMQSLARHLPQAHSSLKSGAWERNKFNGTELFGKTLGVIGAGKIGRAVAERMRGFGMNVVAFDPMLNHAVAERLGIVLVSLDELYAQSDIITVHTPLTEETNGLLNRETFAKCKKGVLVVNCARGEIINELELLEALESGQVGGAALDVYSAEPPGPSLRPLIEHPKVVATPHIAASTKEAQLKVAEEVTAELIEALQGRSVRTSVNSFAIRMAARSEVQSFLKLAEKLGQVAGQLMDGSLQKVVVRCMGDVPKRYSELLSLAVMRGILSKWHSYVNYINASVIAQEMGVVFEEQRSDDAGAFTELLEVSFVTTTGTRKLTGTVFVGENPRIVEIDGYPLEVKPEGHILFYTNVDRPGMVAAVGRILAENQINIATFTLGRTGKGGEAITAVCVDDTMTDVVKAQIAAIDGVQNVKVVFVP
- a CDS encoding YihA family ribosome biogenesis GTP-binding protein; its protein translation is METPRNAVKQPERRHASQNAPLEVKFIKSASGWKDLPEDGLSEYAFIGRSNVGKSSLINMLAERKGLAHTSGTPGKTQTLNFYLVNRAFYFVDLPGFGYARTSKTNRLSWGKLISRYLNERENLQTVFHLIDSRHAPTELDQEVMDFMKGLPILYVVILTKFDKLNQKERHSTRRMLDQVLSEKGLEVQILETSAVKRIGRREILSLCS